From Chloroflexota bacterium:
GAGAAAGGCTCCGCCGATTACCGGTGCGGAAACGCTGGCGGTCATGGTGGCTGGCACGGCTATGCCTCGGGAGGAGTACAACAAGCTCCTGAAGGAGCTTGTTGACGAACTGAGCCAGTCATCTGCGGGCCATTCCGACCACCGCGCCAGGATAATGCTGATAGGTGGCATACTGGACGATCCAGCCTACATCGAAGTCATTGAGAGCCAGGGAGGCCTGGTAGTCACCGACTCGATGTGTTTCGGCACCAGAATCATGTGGAAGGACGTCGATGAGAAGGAGAAGGACCCTGTTACGGCTCTGGCCCGATATTACATAGCCGACCGCCCTTCCTGCGCGAGAATGTTCGGGGACCAGCCCAGAAGGGCAGCCTTTATCAAGGACATGATCCGTGACTTCAACGTGGACGGAGTGGTTGCCGAGCGGCTGGTGATGTGCGACTGCTGGACAGGCGAGCAGTTTATGACAGGAGAGGACCTGAAAGAAGCGGGCATTCCCTTTATTAGGCTGGATAGAGACTATATCAATGTCGGCGCCGGACAATTGAGAACGCGGGTTCAGGCGTTCCTGGAAATGATGGGGAGGTAAACGATGACAACGAATAATCTAAGAAAATACGTATACCAGCCGGAGACCTTCAATCGATACAGACAGGAACGCGATTACTTCAATTACCTGTCGGGCATCCTGGCACAGATGCCTGACCCCATGAGCCAGCTCAGCAAGGAGATAACCGACATCACAGTGGAGCGGTACGATCAGATAGTACACTGCGCCGAGGAGGGTAAGCCCTTCGTCGCCGGCTACTTCTGCGCCGCTCCGGAGATCTACGAAGCCATGGGACTCCCGTGGTATATGATCATGGCCACTCCGTTTCTGGCCGCCTCGGCACCTTACCTGATGGAGGATATTGATGGCGCTGAGGCCATGGGGCTGGGGACTGACTGGTGCACCGCGTGTCGGCTCTCTCTGTACTACATAGAGGCGGGGCTGACGCCGAAGCCATGGGCGCTCATCGGGTTGATACATCCCTGCGATGCCGGGAATATGCTGCACCAGGCTGTAAAGCGGAACAAGAAGTGGCGCGATGTTCCCATATTTGCCAGTGACCCGCCCTACTTTGAAGACCAGCGGGGCATAGACTACTATGCCGGGGAGCTGCGGCGGATGGTCGCCTTCCTGGAAGAGAACACCGGGCTCAAGCTGGACCTCGACAGGCTCAGAGAGGTCTGCAAAGAGACTAACAAGCAGTACGCAATTCTGTCAGAATATACCCAGTTGAGACGGGCGCATCCCTGTCCCCACGGGTGGGGGGTCGGTGGGCCACAGGCCTTCGCCGCCACCCAGG
This genomic window contains:
- a CDS encoding 2-hydroxyacyl-CoA dehydratase family protein — encoded protein: MATKVKTKALQEFQEATSTLVNPSLRKWKEQGGKIIGCYCSYVPEEVITAAGFVPFRMRGTGSTGTDMADTCVSSINCSFSRHSLDLGLRGEYSFLDGVVWVNSCDHVRRIYDHWKRKIDTPYLRLISLPKKVEEPQVEWFRGEIAMFRDSMKDHFGVFISDERLWKAIKLHNETRRLQRQLYELRKRKAPPITGAETLAVMVAGTAMPREEYNKLLKELVDELSQSSAGHSDHRARIMLIGGILDDPAYIEVIESQGGLVVTDSMCFGTRIMWKDVDEKEKDPVTALARYYIADRPSCARMFGDQPRRAAFIKDMIRDFNVDGVVAERLVMCDCWTGEQFMTGEDLKEAGIPFIRLDRDYINVGAGQLRTRVQAFLEMMGR
- a CDS encoding 2-hydroxyacyl-CoA dehydratase family protein; this translates as MTTNNLRKYVYQPETFNRYRQERDYFNYLSGILAQMPDPMSQLSKEITDITVERYDQIVHCAEEGKPFVAGYFCAAPEIYEAMGLPWYMIMATPFLAASAPYLMEDIDGAEAMGLGTDWCTACRLSLYYIEAGLTPKPWALIGLIHPCDAGNMLHQAVKRNKKWRDVPIFASDPPYFEDQRGIDYYAGELRRMVAFLEENTGLKLDLDRLREVCKETNKQYAILSEYTQLRRAHPCPHGWGVGGPQAFAATQVFQTGKPRGTKWLQQLYADAEARVKAGTGPVAKERIRYFWFDLLPFGWVFELMPWLEQEWGAVLVMEMFGLQPYTPIDLRDEDTIFKGLAKRNLYDSPMVRQARGPADYFASDIARVVKDYDIDVVIWPGHMGHKDGSASTGIMREICNELKVPYIHIGLDLFDRRYTTPDECKDKLSKFFMAMGLG